A genomic segment from Necator americanus strain Aroian chromosome III, whole genome shotgun sequence encodes:
- a CDS encoding hypothetical protein (NECATOR_CHRIII.G9692.T1) — MRKLEWEDMGVKVDGRQLDHFRFADDIVLITPSISQAERMLTDETCGCICLLLDLQKTMFMRNGWVSNAPFRLNGMNIFECASYVFLGRELNMMKDLTPELGRRRRSTWGASRI, encoded by the coding sequence atgcgaaagttggaatgggaggacatgggagtgaaggttgatggtcggcagctagaCCATTttcgctttgctgatgacatcgtactgataacacctagcatcagccaagcggaacgaatgctgaccgacgaaacatgtggatgcatctgTCTTCTGCTggatctgcaaaagacgatgttcatgcgcaacggatgggtctcgaaTGCCCCATTCAGGCTCAACGGAATGAACATATTCGAATGCGCTAGCTACGTTtttctgggtcgggaattgaacatgatgaaagaCCTGACTCCCGAGCtcggcaggaggagacgatcGACCTGGGGAGCATCGAGGATATAA
- a CDS encoding hypothetical protein (NECATOR_CHRIII.G9691.T1), with product MPTCLLTIRRRRTCHSRGSPVRNTTCYPVRNCTAPGPDRIRPEQKKNLPPVLINPLARLFTSYLSECKVKQWKTSKTVLLYKKEIHMTSATIAQAAYCPSSISSLQQRSLIGLKKFWMKDSHASKQGFEKDSARLTTFTLPHVLKLIEVSREYKMPLCPTFIDLEKAFDTVETEALMEVLDNQGVPTQY from the coding sequence aTGCCCACTTGTCTCCTCACCATCAGAAGGAGACgaacatgtcattccagaggttctcccgtccgaaatacgacatgctatccgGTGAGAAAttgtacggcacccggtcccgatagaataagaccagaacagaagaagaatcttccgccagtactcatcaaccctctggcgaggctctttacaagttacctgtcggaatgcaaggttaaacagtggaagaccagcaagaccgtgttgttgtataaaaaggagatccacatgacatcagcaactatcgcccaagctgcttactgtccgtcatctataAGCTCTTTACAACAgagatccttaataggattgaaaaagttttggatgaaggacagccatgcgagcaagcagggtttcgaaaaggattcagcccGATTGACTACATTCACCCTACCCCATGTtttgaaactcatcgaggtatcacgagagtacaagatgccacTCTGTcccaccttcatcgacttggagaaggccttcgacacagttgagacggaagcgctCATGGAAgtcttggacaaccaaggcgtccctactcagtactaa